Genomic segment of Engystomops pustulosus chromosome 8, aEngPut4.maternal, whole genome shotgun sequence:
acgcgtctcctgtgtggtgtagtatatagaggacgcgtctcctgtgtggtgtagtatatagaggacgcgtctcctgtgtggtgtagtatatagaggacgcgtctcctgtgtggtgtagtatatagaggacgcgtctcctgtgtggtgtagtatatagaggacgcgtctcctgtgtggtgtagtatatagaggacgcgtctcctgtgtggtgtagtatatagaggacgcgtctcctgtgtggtgtagtatatagaggacgcgtctcctgtgtggtgtagtatatagaggacgcgtctcctgtgtggtgtagtatatagaggacgcgtctcctgtgtggtgtagtatatagaggacgcgtctcctgtgtggtgtagtatatagaggacgcgtctcctgtgtggtgtagtatatagaggacgcgtctcctgtgtggtgtagtatatagaggacgcgtctcctgtgtggtgtagtatatagaggacgcgtctcctgtgtggtgtagtatatagaggacgcgtctcctgtgtggtgtagtatatagaggacgcgtctcctgtgtggtgtagtatatagaggacgcgtctcctgtgtggtgtagtatatagaggacgcgtctcctgtgtggtgtagtatatagaggacgcgtctcctgtgtggtgtagtatatagaggacgcgtctcctgtgtggtgtagtatatagaggacgcgtctcctgtgtggtgtagtatatagaggacgcgtctcctgtgtggtgtagtatatagaggacgcgtctcctgtgtggtgtagtatatagaggacgcgtctcctgtgtggtgtagtatatagaggacgcgtctcctgtgtggtgtagtatatagaggacgcgtctcctgtgtggtgtagtatatagaggacgcgtctcctgtgtggtgtagtatatagaggacgcgtctcctgtgtggtgtagtatatagaggacgcgtctcctgtgtggtgtagtatatagaggacgcgtctcctgtgtggtgtagtatatagaggacgcgtctcctgtgtggtgtagtatatagaggacgcgtctcctgtgtggtgtagtatatagaggacgcgtctcctgtgtggtgtagtatatagaggacgcgtctcctgtgtggtgtagtatatagaggacgcgtctcctgtgtggtgtagtatatagaggacgcgtctcctgtgtggtgtagtatatagaggacgcgtctcctgtgtggtgtagtatatagaggacgcgtctcctgtgtggtgtagtatatagaggacgcgtctcctgtgtggtgtagtatatagaggacgcgtctcctgtgtggtgtagtatatagaggacgcgtctcctgtgtggtgtagtatatagaggacgcgtctcctgtgtggtgtagtatatagaggacgcgtctcctgtgtggtgtagtatatagaggacgcgtctcctgtgtggtgtagtatatagaggacgcgtctcctgtgtggtgtagtatatagaggacgcgtctcctgtgtggtgtagtatatagaggacgcgtctcctgtgtggtgtagtatatagaggacgcgtctcctgtgtggtgtagtatatagaggacgcgtctcctgtgtggtgtagtatatagaggacgcgtctcctgtgtggtgtagtatatagaggacgcgtctcctgtgtggtgtagtatatagaggacgcgtctcctgtgtggtgtagtatatagaggacgcgtctcctgtgtggtgtagtatatagaggacgcgtctcctgtgtggtgtagtatatagaggacgcgtctcctgtgtggtgtagtatatagaggacgcgtctcctgtgtggtgtagtatatagaggacgcgtctcctgtgtggtgtagtatatagaggacgcgtctcctgtgtggtgtagtatatagaggacgcgtctcctgtgtggtgtagtatatagaggacgcgtctcctgtgtggtgtagtatatagaggacgcgtctcctgtgtggtgtagtatatagaggacgcgtctcctgtgtggtgtagtatatagaggacgcgtctcctgtgtggtgtagtatatagaggacgcgtctcctgtgtggtgtagtatatagaggacgcgtctcctgtgtggtgtagtatatagaggacgcgtctcctgtgtggtgtagtatatagaggacgcgtctcctgtgtggtgtagtatatagaggacgcgtctcctgtgtggtgtagtatatagaggacgcgtctcctgtgtggtgtagtatatagaggacgcgtctcctgtgtggtgtagtatatagaggacgcgtctcctgtgtggtgtagtatatagaggacgcgtctcctgtgtggtgtagtatatagaggacgcgtctcctgtgtggtgtagtatatagaggacgcgtctcctgtgtggtgtagtatatagaggacgcgtctcctgtgtggtgtagtatatagaggacgcgtctcctgtgtggtgtagtatatagaggacgcgtctcctgtgtggtgtagtatatagaggacgcgtctcctgtgtggtgtagtatatagaggacgcgtctcctgtgtggtgtagtatatagaggacgcgtctcctgtgtggtgtagtatatagaggacgcgtctcctgtgtggtgtagtatatagaggacgcgtctcctgtgtggtgtagtatatagaggacgcgtctcctgtgtggtgtagtatatagaggacgcgtctcctgtgtggtgtagtatatagaggacgcgtctcctgtgtggtgtagtatatagaggacgcgtctcctgtgtggtgtagtatatagaggacgcgtctcctgtgtggtgtagtatatagaggacgcgtctcctgtgtggtgtattatatagaggacgcgtctcctgtgtggtgtagtatatagaggacgcgtctcctgtgtggtgtagtatatagaggacgcgtctcctgtgtggtgtagtatatagaggacgcgtctcctgtgtggtgtagtatatagaggacgcgtctcctgtgtggtgtagtatatagaggacgcgtctcctgtgtggtgtagtatatagaggacgcgtctcctgtgtggtgtagtatatagaggacgcgtctcctgtgtggtgtagtatatagaggacgcgtctcctgtgtggtgtagtatatagaggacgcgtctcctgtgtggtgtagtatatagaggacgcgtctcctgtgtggtgtagtatatagaggacgcgtctcctgtgtggtgtagtatatagaggacgcgtctcctgtgtggtgtagtatatagaggacgcgtctcctgtgtggtgtagtatatagaggacgcgtctcctgtgtggtgtagtatatagaggacgcgtctcctgtgtggtgtagtatatagaggacgcgtctcctgtgtggtgtagtatatagaggacgcgtctcctgtgtggtgtagtatatagaggacgcgtctcctgtgtggtgtagtatatagaggacgcgtctcctgtgtggtgtagtatatagaggacgcgtctcctgtgtggtgtagtatatagaggacgcgtctcctgtgtggtgtagtatatagaggacgcgtctcctgtgtggtgtagtatatagaggacgcgtctcctgtgtggtgtagtatatagaggacgcgtctcctgtgtggtgtagtatatagaggacgcgtctcctgtgtggtgtagtatatagaggacgcgtctcctgtgtggtgtagtatatagaggacgcgtctcctgtgtggtgtagtatatagaggacgcgtctcctgtgtggtgtagtatatagaggacgcgtctcctgtgtggtgtagtatatagaggacgcgtctcctgtgtggtgtagtatatagaggacgcgtctcctgtgtggtgtattatatagaggacgcgtctcctgtgtggtgtagtatatagaggacgcgtctcctgtgtggtgtagtatatagaggacgcgtctcctgtgtggtgtagtatatagaggacgcgtctcctgtgtggtgtattatatagaggacgcgtctcctgtgtggtgtattatatagaggacgcgtctcctgtgtggtgtagtatatagaggacgcgtctcctgtgtggtgtagtatatagaggatgtgtctcctgtgtggtgtagtataaagtTCTCACCAGCCTTAGCTCTGGTATAAGGTCAATCTTCGGTCTCTTTTTATGTTCTACACATATCTTGTAGTTAATCTGTGGCAGCTCCAGATATCCTAGACCCAGTCCGACCTACAGGGGACAACACAGACCCTTATAAGAGGCAGAGCACAGCACCTGCTCCTATAACACAAGGCCCAGAATTACTTCACCAATGATCCATGTGCGGTGCAGATACCTTATAAAgtttggggcgaggcggctggaaGTCCTCAGGTACCCATGGTTTGATCTCGTCTGGCTGTCCTCCCAACACTTCCCAGAACTCTGGGGTCTCCTGCTCCTCTGTAAGGGTTAAGATTTCCGCCTTCCCTTTCCTCTCGTTCTTGTTGATCTTCTCAGCAAACAGCCTACAAATGAATAAGAATAAAATCagaagaggaggaaaaggaagaagaagGCTCCAGTACAGATGTGCGCCCCCTGCTGGAGAAATCACCACATTATCACATGTACACATAGGTCCGGTTTTTTGAGGTCCTCCCTATAAGTGCCCCCCTACCTTATAAATCCCATTAGGCACTGACCTGGCTTTGGTAGTGTTACTGAGCGTGGCCCGGGATCCTCTCCAGATGTAGATTTCCAGCCCATGGTCCAGGAGGAACACATACCTGCAACACACAACATCAGAGGAGTGAGCGCCCACCTTTCCATGGATAACAATACTCTCCCCAACTTAGAGGCACTTACCTTGGATCCAGACAAGATCCCTTTAAAGGCACCGGCTCCAGGCGGATATTCTTCTTGCCATAAATTCTGTAGAGTCTGGAGAAGAGACATAAAATTACAACTACACATGGGCTGCACGGGACCTCGCAGCCGAGCCCCAGGGGCTGCGCAAGACAACATATGTACATGGACAGGGCTATGGAGCTATATACTGCCCTCACCTGGTGATGTACTGGGAATCCTCCACCGTATAGAAGCCGCTGGCCGATCCTCCTTCTATGTAAGAAATCTCATTCTCAAACACCTGCAGACAGGATAAAAGGGCCGGTTAGGACGAGCTCCTGCGTCATCTATCACATGATAGGATAATAATGTCGTCGCCTCTCACCTGACTGAACTCCTCGCTCTCATCCCCCATCTCCTCCCGGATGGTGCGACACTCGGCTCCCAGGTAGTTGCGCAGATTGACGGCGTGGATGGCAGAACAAGCCTTCTTATCCAGCGAGGTCTCCTGGCCGATCCAGTAATAGATCTCCCAGTGTAGGCCACCATTGTCATCCAGGAAAGTCTGCGGGACAGAAAGCAGCTCACTGCATTTATTGTGAAGATAAAGATTGTAAAGATGAAAGATATCAAATAGCATCAGGGGTCTATGTGACCTGTGACGCCCTCTACCTACCAAACCAGGTCAGGATATTGAAGAAAGAGCCAAGCTAAAATTTGTTCCTAGTGAGCACAGCGCCGCGCTGTGTAGTGTGGCTGTGCATGGTATTTTAGTTTAGGTAATCAATTTCTAAAACACAGAATAACCCTaagatttacttaaaggggttgtactgaTCGCACCCTTAGTGTCTGAGAAAATGGGGACTGATAAAATGAGGGCCGGATAATGGTAACAGGGTGGTGGAAAACGTCCAAGTGGAAGAAGTACAGGTGCACATCAACAACCTCTGCACCATTCACTCTATGGGCTAAGGGATACAGAAGTGAATGGACCTCAGGATGAGTGCATGCACCATTAACATTGGGGCACTTCAGGGCATTTTCCATCCCCTGTTTttgtgatcactgggggtcttAGCAGAAGAACCCCCCAGCGATCAGACACTTATCCCCTATACACAAAATAAGGGATAAGTCTCTATAACAATGTATATACCACAGTATAACCTCACCTTCAGCACAATGTAGCAGTCCGCTTCATAAAACTTCCCATGGAAAGCCTCGTCCACCATGATGGGAATAAAGTTTTCAATCTGCCAGACAGTGACTCCTGGGATCTGTCCTACGTCTTCTGTGAAAAACTCAGAATAATCCAACTGTGGCTTCTCCAGTCCCTGATCCCAGCGCCGGGTCTTCAGATCCGTGTATTTTACATCCCCATTCTCCTGCAGCAATGACCATACATTGGGAGGGAAGCAAATAATTACCCAGATATAGACATAATATATGGCCGCACAGGTGGGAAGCCATAGGCACAATGTTCTGCTATACTATCGCCCCATATTACAGGTGCAGGATTTACATACATCTACACTTATACCTTGCAGATTGGGTGAAGCAATAACCTCAGCTCACCTGTATCTTCTTGTTCTTCTCTTGAGCCACAtctgacatcccctttaacaccTGCTTGGCCTGGTCATCATTGGTGGAGTCTTTGCCCGAGTCCTTGAGTCGTCTCAGACGCATCCTCCTTGCTGATGGATCCTTTGTTGCACTTGCAGCTATAAGTTTAGACATTAATGAATACTTTACCCCTGTACCCCATTCACACCCCTAAAAAAGGTCTGTAAAACTAAGATAAAACCCTTAAGAGGACCACCTACCCCCAGcagcggcggcagcagcagcggcagaggCCGGGGATGCCCCCGCCAGGCGTAATTGGTTCTGCAAGGAGAAGTCAATATTGTAGAACTCAGAGGTGCGGTCCGCTGGCTTGGGGGGCATCACAAGGCTGGGGTTCTCCCTTACATCCAGAACCTGGAATGACATAAAGCATGAAGGTTTATGGGTGGAGTCTACATTATTAAATGAAGACTAAAAAGACTGGAAGATGTTATAaacgatataatatatataaataagacGGACCAAGAGCAAGTAGCATGGTATGCTGAGGTCTGTGATACCTTATGCTTATAGCTGTGATACCTACCTCTAAATCCGGCAGGAAGTGGACAGCCTCCGGCAATGTCACCAAACGGTTTTTATTCAGGACCAGTTTCCGCAATTTGCTTGATCTGAATAGAACAAGTAGTTAATATTGTGGATTTATGGCTCTCTCTATGAGGAGGGTCGCGAGTTCCTCATCGGTAGCTGCGTTACCTGCACAGACTCTCAGGGATCAGCTCCAGGTTGTTGTTTGATGCCATAAATTCCTCCAGATTGCAGAGTTTGCCAATTCCGGATGGGATCCCATCAAAGTCCAGCTTGTTGGAGTTCAGGTAGAGTTTCTTCAGCTTGGATAACTTGCAGATGGCAGACTGTAACCAGAGCACAAGCAGCGAGTAAGTAAGCTAGTGACAAGCAATAACGGGGTCTTCTTAGAGTGGGGAAAATTAGAGGGGGAGTTTTTGCTTAGACAAAGAAATAACATGGATATTTAACTATTCTGGGGGCCACAGTGGTTCCAGCTAAGGTCTCCAGTCCAGCCTGAATAGAAGTTATGATGTCAGAGAGTTCACATGAGAATGTGCAGGACCTTACCGCTCAATCCAGGGACTGGATGAACCATGATATGAACATGTACACATCACTATCTGATGGGACAAGAAGCAATGGAGAGCTACTGCTGGAAGCAGGGGGCCCAAATAAAAGGGACAGGAGTTGTCTGACAATAAGTTATGGCCGACCTAATACACTATTTGACACTTCTCACAAGGTACACACCGGGAGTGAGGTCAGCTGGTTGCGAGAGAGGTTGAGAGTCTCGAGCTGAGTCCACTGGTCGATGCATAGGGACAGTTCAGAGATTTGGTTGCTGCTGAGGTTCAGGCGTTTCAAGTTGGCAAGTGTGTACAGGCACTCAGGGACCCGGGTCAGGTCATTCATGGACAGGTCGACATCTGGAAGGGATTGAAAGTTTTACAAATCAGCCGAAGAGACATCACATATCTGTCCTAGATGCTATGTGTATGCCCTAGACATCAGCCCATGCCTATTGTGAAGTGCAACTTACCTGCGAGATTAGCAAGGCCTTCCAGGGATGTAGGTAGATTGCTCTGTGTTCGTTGTGTGTTCTTCAGATGCAGCGTCTGCAGGGCGACCATTGCGGGGAGCTGCCTGTTAATAGAAGGATAGAGTAGTggccattacatgatgtcactgggtcCTTGGTCTGAGTTCCAGGGCAGTGGCTGGCATCCTGACCTCAGCTGGGCGTGCATCAGGGCGTTGTTATTAAGGATGAGGGTCTGCAGGTGCACCAGCCTCCGCATCTGTGGGGGAAGACTGTCCAGCTTGTTGTCACTAAGATCCAGGTACAGCAGAtccgtcagattaatgaagagctGATTGGGAATGTTGTCAATGCTGCGGAGGAGTAAGGAGAGATGTGATAGGACGTCGAGTGatgagctttaaagggaaccgaaCACCACGaatctacttataaaggtagaacgggtggtaggtgcatgtatggaacgtgaggatagccctttttacaGCTAATCCTCAtgccccgctatctttttaaaatctttattgccctaatatgtaaattttctatgttcctcctaccctgacatctttgacgcgcagctcctcatatctGAGCGCCCTCGTCCGTGGAGCCTGCTTTCTGCGCACGTGCAgaacgcaggcccgcggctgcaTGGCCACTGCTCTggagccactgcgcatgcgcaaaactcCAGCTTCTCGAACAGAGACGCCTAGCTACGAGGAGATGTCAGATGTAAGAGGAACAAAGaggcaccccagtagcctctttagaaaatgtatatattagggcaataaagattttaaaaagatagcgggatGTGAAGATTAGCTCTAaatagggctatcctcacatccaatacatgcacctatcacctgttctacctttataggaaggctcgtggtggtaggttcaatTTAACTGGAGAATCCTTTTAAGTGATATATGGAGACATCTCACCTGTTATGGCTGAGGTTGAGGACCAGCATGTTCTTTGCATTTTCCAGC
This window contains:
- the FLII gene encoding protein flightless-1 homolog, whose product is MAATGVLPFIRGVDLSGNDFKGGYFPEHVKSMSSLRWLKLNRTGLCYLPEELSSLHKLEHLSVSHNSLTTLHGELSSLPCLRAIVARANSLKNSGIPDDIFQLDDLSVLDLSYNQLTECPRELENAKNMLVLNLSHNSIDNIPNQLFINLTDLLYLDLSDNKLDSLPPQMRRLVHLQTLILNNNALMHAQLRQLPAMVALQTLHLKNTQRTQSNLPTSLEGLANLADVDLSMNDLTRVPECLYTLANLKRLNLSSNQISELSLCIDQWTQLETLNLSRNQLTSLPSAICKLSKLKKLYLNSNKLDFDGIPSGIGKLCNLEEFMASNNNLELIPESLCRSSKLRKLVLNKNRLVTLPEAVHFLPDLEVLDVRENPSLVMPPKPADRTSEFYNIDFSLQNQLRLAGASPASAAAAAAAAGAASATKDPSARRMRLRRLKDSGKDSTNDDQAKQVLKGMSDVAQEKNKKIQENGDVKYTDLKTRRWDQGLEKPQLDYSEFFTEDVGQIPGVTVWQIENFIPIMVDEAFHGKFYEADCYIVLKTFLDDNGGLHWEIYYWIGQETSLDKKACSAIHAVNLRNYLGAECRTIREEMGDESEEFSQVFENEISYIEGGSASGFYTVEDSQYITRLYRIYGKKNIRLEPVPLKGSCLDPRYVFLLDHGLEIYIWRGSRATLSNTTKARLFAEKINKNERKGKAEILTLTEEQETPEFWEVLGGQPDEIKPWVPEDFQPPRPKLYKVGLGLGYLELPQINYKICVEHKKRPKIDLIPELRLLQSLLDTKSVYILDCLTDLFIWIGRKSSRLVRAAALKLGQELCGMLHRPKHAMVIRNLEGTECQVFKSKFKNWDDVLKVDYTRNAESVVQTDGLQGKVKKDAEKKDQMKADLTALFLPRQPPMPAAEAEQLTEEWNEDLDGMEGFVLEGKKFARLPEEEFGHFHTEDCYVFLCRYWVPVEHEEEEEQQQSKKRKINNDGDEEDDEDDDEEKQPEEDFQCVVYFWQGREASNMGWLTFTFSLQKKFESLFPGKLEVVRMTQQQENAKFLSHFKRKFIIHKGKRKMRDVGLQPNLYQMRTNGSSLCTRVIQINTDCSLLNSEFCFLLKVPFESTDNQGIVYTWVGRAADPEEAKLAEDIMNAMFDDTYSKQVINEGEEPENFFWVGIGGQKPYDEDAEYMKFSRLFRCSNEKGYFSVSEKCSDFCQDDLADDDIMLLDNGKEVYMWVGSQTSQVEIKLSLKACQVYIQHMRAKDPDRPRKLRLVRKGNEPHAFTRCFHAWGAFRKPPA